The segment CCATCGCCGGCCCATCGCCAGCCGACGGCACCTGCCGCCCACCGTCGTGCGCCACCAGCCCCACGGCGGCGACACCCCCCGGCCGAAGGCCCGGGACACCCACACGAAACGCTTCAGCGCCCGGTATGCCGGAATCTGCGGGTCGTGCCTCGACATCGTTGACGGCCTCACCGTCAACGGTCACCACCGCATCGAGAAAAGACCCACCACCACCACCGACCACGAGTACGAGAAGGTCGAAGGGTGCACCCGGCGAGGGAACCGGTGCCTCGCACATCATTCGCAAACCATCGGATTCCGCGTACACGTCGCCCCCCGGAGTCTCTCCGTCGGCTGGAAGGCCGCACGCTCCATAGTGGTACAACCAACCGACGCTGGAAACTGTTCATGACCTTCCGTGGAAAGGCGCGTGAAAGCAAACCGGGCAAGCGCACGCATAGTCGCCGACCTCCATGCCGCCCGCCGTCGAACTCCGCATCATCGACGGCGACCGTCCAACGCCCCCATCCCGGGGTGCGAAGTACCACCTGTGCAGGTCGTCGGAAGCGAACGTCAAGGTCAGCCCTCGGATCTGAGCAGCTCAATGGCCTGAAGAACGTCGATGCGGTGCGCAGAGTTCTCTCCAGCCAGGGGCACGTCACAGAACTGTGCAGTGCCAGTAGGCACGCTGATCATCGAAGCCACGGTTCCGCTGGCGCCGCCGCGAAGTCGGCGATGATAAAAGCAAAGGTAGCGTCTCCGCAGCACCTACCGGCGTAAGCATATCCACCTCAGGCGGGCGCTGCTGGGCCGACGACCAGCAGCAAGCAGGACGGGGCTACGGCGGATCACCGGCGACGTCGACCTCGGGTATGCCGACCGTCGGCAGCCAGTCAGCCGCGAGGCGCGTGCATAATGACGGCGACCTCGGGCAAGGCAGATGAGGTCGTAGCGGTCGGGCCGGAACTTTGTCTACCAGCATTGCCCAGCCGAGCGATCCGGCGACGAACGCTCAGCCCGTAGGCAGCAAGGTCCGGCTAAATCCAAACAATCCGGCTGGAAAGTGGCGACGAATCCGTGGGCGCCGACTGCGGCGATGGCGACGCCGATCCATCACAAGCCTTTGTGTTCGCGGACGCCCCGCCAGTGCCGCAACTCCGACCTATGATCTCGCAACTGCTCGTGGGAGTATCCCGCCCGGTTCACAAGGCTTATCGCCGTCCTCTATGCCGCACCTCGCGGTCTTCGAGGCGCAGCAGGCCCGCAATCTGCTGATGGACCTCGACGACCAGGTCCACCGGTTCCGGTTCTTGATCCGCGACCGCGACACGAAGTTCACCACGGCGTTCGACGCCGTGTTCGCTGCGGCCGGCATTGAGGTGGTGAAGATCCCGCCACGGGCGCCGAAGGCCAACGCCTATGCCGAACGGTGGGTCCGCACCGTGCGCGGCGAGTGTCTGGATTGGACGTTGATCTGGAACGAGCGGCAGCTGCACCGGGTGCTGACCGAATACCTGCGGCACTACAACGGGGTGCAGCCACACCGTGCCCTCGACCTGCAGCCGCCCGTCCCAGTCCGCGTGGTGACCACCATCGGTCCCGCTCCCGCGCCGGCGGCTGTCCGGCGGGTCGACGTGCTCGGCGGGCTGATCCACGAATACCAGCGTGCCGCCTGAGCCTGTCGCTCGCTGGGGCTGCAGCTGGTCCGTTCCCGGCCCCGGCGGCCTGGCAAAGCCGGTGGTTATCCATGGGCCTGTACGCGAGCATCGCGCCGCGGCGCGCAGACCCAGCCGACGCTACGTTTCCGAGGGCGACCCATGCCGCCTCGCCATGCACCTCACGATCGATTCGCGAACTGGCACCCCACAAGCTGTGTACACCGCTGTAGACGCCCTTGTTGTAGTTCGCGATCCGCTCCTCGGCGAGCCGTGATCACCTTCCTTCCCCACGACGTCTTGCCGGCGACGTTCGTCGGCCCGTTGGTGATCTCCTGGTTGTCGCCTGCCTCGAAGATGAGAGTCTTGTCGTTGACCATTCCTTGGAGCGTCGCCCCGGTGAGGCAGTCTGCCTGTAGCTCGTAGCGCATGTCTTAAAGCTGGGTTTGCAGCTGGCCTTGGACCTTTGTGAAGTAGCTAGGGCACTCGGCTGAGTGCGTAGCTCACTGGCCGGCACGCGAGGGGAGGATCGGCGCCACTTCCTTCATGACCTTGGGAAGATCCTCGGGTCTGGCGCGCTTCACGATCATCGACACGAGGATGATCCGCTCGGCTGCATGGATTGCCACGGCGACGATGCGCACGGCGAGAAAGGCACCCGCGATCCACGGGCTGACCTGGAAAAGTGGCTCAAGCTCCGCGAGCCGCATCGATCTACTCCCTCACTCGGTCTGGCCGAGTGAGGCGCGTAGGTCTCAGCCCGACCAGCACGCATCCACGTAACTGGCGAAGCTGAGGTCCCGCGCCCGACTTTTCTGCAAGATCTCAGTGGTGCGAGTGGCGTGATGAGGATCCACGCCACGTGGAGCTGGGCGGCTCCCTGCTGATCAAGCAGGTACCCCGCCTGAGGGGAGGAATCGCAGACTTTCGCAGTCGGGTCACGAAAGCCCACAGGTAGTCCCTTAAGCAAGGCGACCACCATCTTGCCGAAGCCGCCGTCCTGGTGGCTCCTGGCAAAGACACGATGAGGATAGCGTCCGATCGAGTGTTCTCGCCAGCACCCCTAGACGAGTAAGTCGTAATGGGTTTAGTGGTCGTAGGCGATGAGTGACCTGGTCACGGGCTGGCTGGTTGCGCGGTTGTGCCAGATGGCAGCGGTCATCGCGAGCAGGCGCTGAGCGATGCGGGCACCGACACCTTCGATTGAGCGTCCGCCGTGTAGTTCGAGGTCGAGTTGGCCTTTCAACGTGTTGTTGACCGATTCGATCAGCTGCCGGACCGGTTTGAGCAGGTGTTCGTCCGGTCGTGGGGTCCGGTTGCGATACGAGGGTCGCAGCAGCCGGATCCCACGTTCGGCCAGCCACCGGTCAAGTTCGGCGGAGATGTATCCCTTGTCCGCGATGATCAACTGCCCGGTCCGGGCGGAGAACAGGGCAGGGTTCTCTTCCAAGATTGCGGTCAGGGCCTGACGGTCGTCGACCCTCGGGCTGGCCAGGCTCCAGGCGATCGGCAGACCGGACGGGGTGCACACCAGATGCAGGCGCAGGCCCCAGAACCAGCGGGAGTGCGACGCGCAGTAGCCGTATCCGGCCCAGCCGGCCAGGTCCGAGCGTTGCGCGGTCGGTCTGGAGCGGCCGCACTCGACCGGCGTGGAGTCGGTGACCCATACATCGTCGTGCCACAGATCGGTGTCCGCCGCGACGACCCGAATAGCTCGCTTGAGAAGTGGTAACGCCGCCCGTAGCCGTTTGTT is part of the Phytohabitans houttuyneae genome and harbors:
- a CDS encoding integrase core domain-containing protein, coding for MPHLAVFEAQQARNLLMDLDDQVHRFRFLIRDRDTKFTTAFDAVFAAAGIEVVKIPPRAPKANAYAERWVRTVRGECLDWTLIWNERQLHRVLTEYLRHYNGVQPHRALDLQPPVPVRVVTTIGPAPAPAAVRRVDVLGGLIHEYQRAA
- a CDS encoding IS982 family transposase, which gives rise to MKTDINTLLTALYVKIDDWLGRPRRVGRPARLSDAELLTIAVAQALLGVRSEARWLRFLPAHLPGAFPYLPGQSGYNKRLRAALPLLKRAIRVVAADTDLWHDDVWVTDSTPVECGRSRPTAQRSDLAGWAGYGYCASHSRWFWGLRLHLVCTPSGLPIAWSLASPRVDDRQALTAILEENPALFSARTGQLIIADKGYISAELDRWLAERGIRLLRPSYRNRTPRPDEHLLKPVRQLIESVNNTLKGQLDLELHGGRSIEGVGARIAQRLLAMTAAIWHNRATSQPVTRSLIAYDH